The DNA sequence TACCTATTCTTTGGATGCATAAGAAACTTATGTATAATTGTTCTATGTATTCAAAAGAACTCTTGAAAGGAAGTCTTCGGACCATCATCCTCCGCCTGCTGGAGGAAGAAGGCCGGATGTACGGATATGAGATTACTCGCCACGTAGCGGAGCTTTCTGACGGTGAAATCAAACTGACAGAAGGTGCTTTGTATCCCACCCTGCACAAATTGGAGTCTGAGGGGCTTTTGACGACGGAGAAGGTATCCATCGGCAAGCGGGTGCGGAAATATTACCAGCTTACGGATTTGGGAACCGAAACCGCTCAAGCCAAGATGGATGAATTCATTCAATACATGCGGACCATGCAGCGGGTGCTAAAGTTTCGATTGGACGCCTCCGAGTTTTCTGCCTAAGCCCTCAAAACGATTGCCATGATCTTACAAGATTCCCACATCGACTCCATCTTGGAGCGACTCCGAGCTGAGGGGCTATCCTTTGCGGCTTTGGAGGATGAATTGCTCGACCATGTGTGCTGTTTGGTAGAGGAAGAATTGGCGGAAGGGACCTCATTTGAGGTGGCACTGGATGATGCCATTCACTCCTTTGGCGACAACGGAATCCAGCATGTCCAGAAAGAGACCTTAATAGCCATTTCTTATAAATCTAGACTTATGAAGCAATTTGCCTTCACAGTTGCAGCTGCATTTAGCCTCCTCATGGTGGCCTATTTGGGAGCAGAAGCTCAACAAATCCCTTCGCTCGCGCCCGTCCAAGGGGAGGTTTCCTCCGGTTTCGGCATGCGGAAAAACCCCTGGACCAAAGTAGAACAACACCACCGGGGAGTAGATTTCAGAGCGGATACAGGAACGCCCATCTACGCAACAGCCGATGGGGAAGTCCTCGGTTCAGGCATAGATGAGGATAAGCCCGCCTATGGGATCAGGATTCTGATCGAGCATGGTGAACAGATTTCCTCGTTTTATGCGCACCTATCTGGAGTCACAGTCGCGGAGGGAGATCAAGTCAAGCAGGGGGATCTCATTGGATATGTCGGCAGCACCGGCAAATCCACAGGGCCACACCTCCACTTCGAAATCCGTAAAGACGGGCATCCTGTCGACCCTATGGAATTCATTGAGTAACCTTCCACAAAACATTCCTTGAGTAGTATGCCAAGCTGCATGCTGCGTTATCCCAAGGACCGAAGCCGTTCGAGCAATCGTTCGGCTTTTTTGATCTCGTAAGCCATTGATTGCCCAGTCAATAGTCCGGCTTGAAAATTTTTGCAAAAATTCGATAATTTTGACCTCAGGATGGATCAAATGGTTTGGTCCTCCGAGATTTTCTCCTCAAATTGCGTTGTTCGTCCAGCAGCATTTCGGCGGAAACGCATTTGCTTTTGGAAGATCGATTGTGCAATTCAATGCCGCACCTGTTGGTCCCTCCTTCGGATTGATGGAGTCCTAATGGGTGCGATCCGATCAGCCTTTCTGGGCACAGATCGACCCAACGTGTATAATTCTTTACCCCCATACCATGCAAGATTTCTTACCACTTCAGGGAATCGACCACATCGAATTCTATGTAGGAAATGCCAAACAGGCGGCTCACTACTACAAGACGGCTTTTGGTTTTCAGTCCTTTGCGTATGCCGGGCCTGAAACTGGCGTTCGTGATCGTGCATCCTACGTCCTCAAGCAGGACAAGATCACCTTGATCCTCACCACTCCATTGCGCCCCACCAGCGAGATCGCAGCACACATCCACATGCATGGGGATGGGGTGAAGGTTGTGGCATTCACCGTCAAAGATGCCCGCAAATCCTACGAGGAGACCATCAAGCGAGGCGCAGAATCCCACATGGAGCCTACCGTTATTTCCGACGATCATGGCGAAATCGTCATGGCGGGAATCAAGACCTATGGCGAAACTGTGCACTTGTTCATTGAGCGTGAAGCCTACAATGGCGTTTTCGCTCCCGGATACCAGAAGTGGGAATCTGCCTACAACCCTACCACCACCGGCATTCGCTACGTCGATCACATGGTCGGCAACGTAGGGTGGTACCAGATGAACAAATGGTGCAAATTCTACGAAGAGGTTCTCGGCTTTACCCAGATGATCTCTTTCGATGACAAAGACATCTCTACCGAGTACACCGCCCTCATGTCCAAGGTGATGAGCAACGGTACTGGCAAAGTGAAGTTCCCTATCAACGAGCCTGCTTTCGGTAAGAAGAAATCCCAGATTGAGGAATACCTCGATTTCTACCAAGGCGAAGGCGTACAACACATCGCAGTTGGCACTGGAAACATCATCGAAACCGTCAAGGAGATGATCAGCCGTGGGGTTGAATTCCTGCACGTACCGACCAACTACTACGACGAGCTCCCAAGCCGCGTAGGAGAGATCGATGAGGAAATCAGTGAATTGAAGGAGTTGGGCATCTTGGTGGACCGCGACGACGACGGATATCTCCTACAGATCTTCTCCAAGCCAGTGGAGGATCGCCCAACCTTGTTCTTCGAGATCATCCAGCGCAAAGGCGCGCGCAGCTTCGGCAAAGGAAACTTCAAGGCCTTGTTTGAAGCTATCGAGCGTGAGCAGGAAATGCGTGGAAACCTCTAAGAATCCATTTCCATAGCTGACTGAGTTTTCGACGGAAAAGTATTCATCAGCTTCTTACTCAAAACGATATTGGAGGCTGCCCGAATGTTGGGCGGCCTTTTACTTTTGTATCAGAATGGATTTTTTGGGCGTGCCCCGGCGGACTTGGCAGGAGGTACATTGCATGGCAAAAGAGTCGCCGGGTCAGGCTGTGCACGGGTTCGCAAGCTCCGTCCTCGGAATGGTGAAAGGCCTCAACCGTATTATGGCCATCGGTCAATTTTTTCTTGTTGGGTCGAGCTTCTTCTCCTCGGACTACTCGTACCTCGCACCGTTACCATCCTTCACGCCCGCACGGGCCATCCGCACGAGAGATTATTGAGTCAACCTTGCCCGGTATCTTCGATATCTTGAGACCAGTATGGTTGTGCATCCCGCGAGATTGGCGATCAATTCATCTTCCAATTCCGATGCAATTCCAGCATCAATGGTTTTTTTGAGCTGAAGGTGTGCTCCTCGATGGAGACCTTTTTTAATCCCCTGAGCTTGTCCCTCTTTGATCCCTAGTGCCTTTCCTTTCTCGATTCCTGTTTCGATTCCTGTTTCGATTCCTGTTTCGATTCCCTTTTCGATACCCTTCTCAATTCCTGCTTCAAAGCCCTCTTCCTTGGCCCGCTCCACATTGTCATTCATCAGATAATCCCAGTCCCATTGTTCTTTGAGACTGTCGATATAGGCATTATAATCCTGTTCGCTGAGCTTGGAAAGTTGGGATTGCTTCATCACTTGTTCATAAATGGTTCCTTACTAGCCATCCACACACCGAGATTATTGAGTCAACCTTGCCCGGTATCTTCGATATCTTGAGACCAGTATGGTTGTGCATCCCGCGAGATTGGCGATCAATTCATCTTCCAATCCCGATGCAATTCCAGCATCAATGGTTTTTTTGAGCTGAAGGTGTGCTCCTCGATGGAGACCTTTTTTAATCCCCTGAGCTTGTCCCTCTTTGATCCCTAGTGCCTTTCCTTTCTCGATTCCTGTTTCGATTCCCTTCTCGATTCCCTTTTCGATACCCTTCTCAATTCCTGCTTCAAAGCCCTCTTCCTTGGCCCGCTCCACATTGTCATTCATCAGGTAATCCCAGTCCCATTGTTCTTTGAGACTGTCGATATAGGCATTGTAATCCTGTTCGCTGAGCTTGGAAAGTTGGGATTGCTTCATCACTTGTTCATAAATGGTTCCTTTCCATTTTGATGGGATCGACCGCATCCGATGGAGGTTTCCAAATAAATACCCCCAATGGTCATAGGTTGTTTGCAACTCCGCCAGACCTTTATTGAGTTTGGGAAGCTCTACAAAGACCAGATTGATCTTACGGTAATTTAACGCATTCCGCCTTAAATTAATAATCATAAAATGATGGTATTCAGGCTGATCGCCACTATCATAATCATCCAGTTGGTAATCCAGCATGCCAATCAGATAGATCGTCGGGGCTCCATAATTCCAGCCTCGACCGGTTTCGGCCAAATGCTGGATCAGGCTCGCGACATAGAAGATACTCCGGTCCAAAAAGTTTCGCTGCCGAATCCGCTGAATCTCAATGATAATATGCTCTCCCCGGTCACTGATGCAGCGGAGGTCCACAATCGCTTTCCGAGAGTTGGAATCAGGGCCCGGAATCTCCTGAGACTGATAGGTTAGGTCCAATACTTCGGTTTTGCCATGAAGGATCGCATTGAGAAAGTGAATCAACAACTCCTTGTTTTCAGGGCGGCTAAAAATGTACTTGAAGCCGAAGTCGCTCTTCAAGTTCAAGTACTGTTCATCGGGATTCATAGGCGAGGGATTTTAGGTGAAAATCCACAGGCCTCCCACAAGCACCAAACACAGATTTCTGCATTTGTTCAGATTCAAAACAAGGCCAAGTTCCTATTCCGCCCGTCCCACGCCGAAGACGCATACATTCTCCAAAAGATGTTCAGAACTCATTCCGGTCATTTCTTTGACTACTCTCTAGGAATCAAGGCAAGGATAACAGGACGCATCTTGGAATAAAAGGGAAAAAGCCCAAAAGCAATTGGTTGTTGATGTCTTCCGAGTAGAAAGCGAAGGTCTTCCAAAATGTCTACCTTTGTCCATGCTACACGTGTTCCATTCAGATCGGTACGTACCCACACTGCCCGATGGCCATCGATTCCCCATCAACAAGTACCAATTGATTCGGGAGCAGCTTTTGTATGAAGGCACACTGGCGCCCGAACAATTGACTGAAACACAGCCCATCGATCCCCGGCATATCCTCGCAGTCCATACGGAAGAGTATTGGCAAACGGCAAGCACATTGACCTTGGCTCCCCGAGCGGTTCGGAAACTGGGATTCCCACAGTCAGAAACCTTGGTCGATCGTTCTCGACGGTCGCTACAGGGGACCTTGAGCGCTTTGGAAGCCGCCATGGAACACGGGATCGGGATGAATATCGCCGGAGGGACACACCATGCCTACCCTGGCCACGGAGAGGGATTTTGCCTGCTCAACGATCTGGCTGTCTCCGCTCAATTTGCCTTGGATCATGGCTGGGCACAGCGGGTATTGATCGTGGACTTGGATGTACATCAGGGCAACGGCACGGCTGTCGTATTCCAGCAAGATCCCCGTGTTTTCACCTTTAGCATGCATGGCGCAGACAACTATCCTCTCCGGAAAGAACGTTCAGATCTGGACGTTGACTTGCCCACCGGAACCTCAGATCTCGAGTATCTCGGTATCCTCAAGCAACACCTTCCCGCCTTGATTTCGCAGCATGAACCAGACGTGGTTTTGTACCAATCAGGCGTCGATATCCTCCAGGGCGATCGACTCGGCAAATTGGCAGTTTCCCACCGCGGATGTAGGGAACGGGACGAATGGGTGTTGGGACTTTGCCAAGACCACGAAATTCCTGTTGCGGTCAGCATGGGCGGTGGTTATGGTCATCGATTGGTAGATACTGTGGAGGCTCATGCCAATACCTTTCGGGTGGCTGTCGATTTATTTGATTGATGGGATACGTTTTTGGTAAATATTCCAAGATGTAAGGGATTTCCAGTCTTTGGAGGAATCCCGTTTTGAAAATCTGGCCATTCAGCCTAGATTTCGATATCTCCGTGCCACACTGCTCACCTCGGCCAGAGATCCCCCCGTAAGTGCTCAACCAAGATTCGACGAAGGATTGCTTTTTGTGTGAGGACAAGTAAATCTTCAACACTGACCAGATCTCCCGCCCAGATTCTGCGTCAGATTTTCTGCCTGAATTTGTCCGACCACCCAAGTATGTATCCAAGCATATATCATCATGCAACAAGGTCCACAAATGACCCCCAAACCCACGGGTAAAATGATGCCGGGTTTGCGCTGGAGTCTCGTTTCGGTAGGTATGATCGCGATGGCAG is a window from the Pontibacter sp. G13 genome containing:
- a CDS encoding PadR family transcriptional regulator: MYSKELLKGSLRTIILRLLEEEGRMYGYEITRHVAELSDGEIKLTEGALYPTLHKLESEGLLTTEKVSIGKRVRKYYQLTDLGTETAQAKMDEFIQYMRTMQRVLKFRLDASEFSA
- a CDS encoding M23 family metallopeptidase is translated as MILQDSHIDSILERLRAEGLSFAALEDELLDHVCCLVEEELAEGTSFEVALDDAIHSFGDNGIQHVQKETLIAISYKSRLMKQFAFTVAAAFSLLMVAYLGAEAQQIPSLAPVQGEVSSGFGMRKNPWTKVEQHHRGVDFRADTGTPIYATADGEVLGSGIDEDKPAYGIRILIEHGEQISSFYAHLSGVTVAEGDQVKQGDLIGYVGSTGKSTGPHLHFEIRKDGHPVDPMEFIE
- the hppD gene encoding 4-hydroxyphenylpyruvate dioxygenase, whose amino-acid sequence is MQDFLPLQGIDHIEFYVGNAKQAAHYYKTAFGFQSFAYAGPETGVRDRASYVLKQDKITLILTTPLRPTSEIAAHIHMHGDGVKVVAFTVKDARKSYEETIKRGAESHMEPTVISDDHGEIVMAGIKTYGETVHLFIEREAYNGVFAPGYQKWESAYNPTTTGIRYVDHMVGNVGWYQMNKWCKFYEEVLGFTQMISFDDKDISTEYTALMSKVMSNGTGKVKFPINEPAFGKKKSQIEEYLDFYQGEGVQHIAVGTGNIIETVKEMISRGVEFLHVPTNYYDELPSRVGEIDEEISELKELGILVDRDDDGYLLQIFSKPVEDRPTLFFEIIQRKGARSFGKGNFKALFEAIEREQEMRGNL
- a CDS encoding Rpn family recombination-promoting nuclease/putative transposase encodes the protein MNPDEQYLNLKSDFGFKYIFSRPENKELLIHFLNAILHGKTEVLDLTYQSQEIPGPDSNSRKAIVDLRCISDRGEHIIIEIQRIRQRNFLDRSIFYVASLIQHLAETGRGWNYGAPTIYLIGMLDYQLDDYDSGDQPEYHHFMIINLRRNALNYRKINLVFVELPKLNKGLAELQTTYDHWGYLFGNLHRMRSIPSKWKGTIYEQVMKQSQLSKLSEQDYNAYIDSLKEQWDWDYLMNDNVERAKEEGFEAGIEKGIEKGIEKGIETGIEKGKALGIKEGQAQGIKKGLHRGAHLQLKKTIDAGIASGLEDELIANLAGCTTILVSRYRRYRARLTQ
- a CDS encoding histone deacetylase; this translates as MLHVFHSDRYVPTLPDGHRFPINKYQLIREQLLYEGTLAPEQLTETQPIDPRHILAVHTEEYWQTASTLTLAPRAVRKLGFPQSETLVDRSRRSLQGTLSALEAAMEHGIGMNIAGGTHHAYPGHGEGFCLLNDLAVSAQFALDHGWAQRVLIVDLDVHQGNGTAVVFQQDPRVFTFSMHGADNYPLRKERSDLDVDLPTGTSDLEYLGILKQHLPALISQHEPDVVLYQSGVDILQGDRLGKLAVSHRGCRERDEWVLGLCQDHEIPVAVSMGGGYGHRLVDTVEAHANTFRVAVDLFD